One part of the Zymomonas mobilis subsp. pomaceae ATCC 29192 genome encodes these proteins:
- the rpmE gene encoding 50S ribosomal protein L31 yields the protein MKQNIHPDYHFIKVQLTDGSVFETRSTWGKEGDTLKLDIDPRVHPAWTGGRSQLVDAGGQVARFNKRFGGLSLRNKK from the coding sequence ATGAAGCAGAATATTCATCCCGATTACCATTTCATCAAAGTACAGCTGACTGATGGCAGCGTCTTTGAAACGCGTTCAACTTGGGGCAAAGAGGGTGATACCCTTAAGCTGGATATTGATCCGCGCGTTCATCCTGCATGGACCGGTGGCCGTTCACAATTGGTTGATGCGGGTGGTCAGGTTGCTCGCTTTAACAAGCGCTTTGGTGGTCTTTCCCTGCGCAACAAAAAATAA
- a CDS encoding teicoplanin resistance protein VanZ: MGAYICAVIPSADTLHLAPSDKIDHILAFLLLTTLACLGWPKVQSLKLAFRLAAFGAFIELTQAIPFIHRDAELADWFADMSAILGILFIRNITYRYFCRSHIQKQRY; the protein is encoded by the coding sequence TTGGGGGCTTATATATGTGCGGTTATTCCTTCAGCTGATACTTTACACCTCGCCCCCAGCGACAAAATTGATCATATCCTTGCCTTTCTATTATTAACGACGCTGGCATGTCTGGGATGGCCAAAAGTCCAGTCCTTAAAATTAGCTTTTAGGTTGGCGGCTTTCGGTGCGTTTATTGAACTTACCCAAGCTATACCTTTCATCCACCGAGATGCCGAATTAGCCGACTGGTTCGCCGATATGAGCGCTATATTGGGAATCCTATTCATCAGAAATATCACTTATCGTTATTTTTGCCGTTCCCACATTCAAAAACAACGGTATTAA
- the trxB gene encoding thioredoxin-disulfide reductase → MSADPLFTRIFILGSGPAGLTAAIYAARAGLSPIVAQGLQPGGQLTITTDVENFPGFREPVQGPWLMEQMQAQAENVGARLVWDVITSVDLSKRPFRLTGDGGQIYLADALVISTGAQARWLGLQSETALRGKGISACATCDGFFFRGKKVAVIGGGNTAVEEALYLTNHSPEVTLIHRRDSLRAEKILQRRLLANPAIRIQWNSVVSEFIAGGDSALAAIELENTKTGALSRLEVEGAFIAIGHKPATDLFQGHIKLDNEGYIEVIPGTTHTSVEGVFACGDVMDKHYRQAVTAAGTGCMAALDAERFLGEIDFK, encoded by the coding sequence ATGAGTGCTGATCCGCTATTTACCCGTATCTTTATTCTTGGCAGTGGACCTGCCGGTCTTACCGCAGCAATCTATGCGGCACGGGCTGGTTTAAGTCCTATCGTCGCGCAAGGGCTTCAGCCGGGGGGACAGCTCACTATTACTACCGATGTTGAAAATTTTCCCGGTTTTAGAGAACCCGTCCAAGGGCCTTGGTTGATGGAACAAATGCAAGCTCAGGCTGAAAATGTCGGAGCACGTTTGGTCTGGGATGTTATTACTTCGGTAGATTTATCAAAAAGACCTTTCCGTCTGACGGGGGATGGTGGCCAAATTTATCTGGCAGATGCATTAGTGATTTCAACCGGTGCTCAAGCACGGTGGTTGGGACTGCAAAGTGAAACCGCCTTACGCGGCAAAGGTATTTCAGCTTGTGCAACTTGTGATGGCTTTTTCTTTCGAGGTAAAAAAGTAGCGGTTATCGGCGGTGGCAATACGGCAGTCGAAGAAGCGCTTTATCTTACCAATCACAGTCCTGAAGTAACCTTAATTCATCGGCGTGATAGCTTACGGGCTGAAAAGATTTTACAGCGTCGATTGCTGGCTAATCCGGCAATCCGGATTCAGTGGAATAGTGTCGTCTCTGAGTTTATCGCAGGTGGAGATAGTGCCTTGGCGGCTATTGAACTTGAGAATACCAAAACGGGGGCGCTATCGCGCTTGGAAGTAGAGGGGGCCTTTATTGCGATCGGCCACAAGCCGGCAACGGATTTATTCCAAGGTCATATAAAATTAGATAATGAAGGCTATATAGAAGTCATTCCGGGTACTACCCACACAAGCGTTGAAGGTGTCTTTGCCTGTGGCGATGTGATGGATAAACATTATCGTCAAGCGGTAACCGCAGCGGGTACTGGCTGTATGGCTGCCTTGGATGCTGAAAGATTTTTAGGCGAGATTGATTTTAAATAA
- the ilvC gene encoding ketol-acid reductoisomerase codes for MKVYYDSDADIGLIKSKKIAVLGYGSQGHAHAQNLRDSGVAEVAIALRPDSSSIKKAQEAGFKVLTNAEAAKWADILMILAPDEHQAAIYAEDLKDNLRPGSAIAFAHGLNIHFGLIEPRKDIDVFMIAPKGPGHTVRSEYVRGGGVPCLVAVAQDASGNAHDIALAYASGIGGGRSGVIETTFREEVETDLFGEQAVLCGGLTALITAGFETLTEAGYAPEMAFFECMHEMKLIVDLIYEAGIANMRYSISNTAEYGDIVSGPRVINEESKKAMKAILDDIQSGRFVSKFVLDNRAGQPELKAARKRMAAHPIEQVGERLRKMMPWIASNKLVDKARN; via the coding sequence ATGAAAGTTTATTACGACAGTGATGCCGATATTGGGCTGATCAAGTCAAAGAAAATTGCCGTCCTTGGTTATGGCAGCCAGGGCCATGCCCACGCGCAAAATCTGCGTGATTCTGGCGTTGCTGAAGTCGCTATCGCGCTCCGTCCTGATTCTTCTTCTATAAAGAAAGCACAGGAAGCCGGCTTCAAAGTGCTGACCAACGCAGAAGCTGCAAAATGGGCAGATATTCTGATGATTCTGGCACCTGATGAACATCAGGCTGCTATTTATGCTGAAGATCTGAAAGATAATCTTCGTCCTGGAAGTGCTATTGCCTTTGCTCATGGTCTCAACATCCACTTCGGTTTGATTGAACCGCGTAAGGATATTGATGTATTCATGATCGCACCAAAGGGTCCAGGTCATACGGTTCGTTCCGAATATGTCCGTGGCGGTGGCGTGCCTTGCCTCGTTGCTGTTGCACAGGATGCCAGCGGAAATGCCCATGACATCGCCTTGGCCTATGCTTCTGGCATTGGTGGTGGTCGTTCAGGTGTCATCGAAACTACTTTCCGTGAAGAAGTAGAAACCGATTTATTCGGTGAACAGGCTGTTCTTTGTGGTGGTTTAACCGCGCTTATCACGGCGGGTTTTGAAACCCTTACCGAAGCTGGCTATGCACCGGAAATGGCTTTCTTTGAATGTATGCATGAAATGAAACTGATCGTGGATCTGATCTACGAAGCCGGTATTGCTAACATGCGCTATTCAATTTCTAACACGGCAGAATATGGTGACATCGTATCTGGTCCACGTGTGATCAATGAAGAATCTAAGAAAGCGATGAAAGCTATTTTGGATGATATTCAGAGTGGCCGTTTTGTCAGCAAATTCGTGCTTGATAACCGTGCAGGCCAGCCAGAGCTGAAGGCTGCCCGTAAGCGTATGGCTGCCCATCCGATCGAGCAGGTTGGTGAGCGTCTGCGTAAAATGATGCCATGGATTGCAAGCAACAAATTAGTTGATAAAGCCCGCAACTAG
- the ilvN gene encoding acetolactate synthase small subunit yields MDNGEVIERHTLSITVDNVAGILARISGMFSTRGYNIESLTVADVTKDNTISRVSIVTSGLPHVIDQMVHQLDRLPPVHRVVDLTAVGPHVERELALIKVVGVGDNRIEALRLAEVYHARVVDATIASFIFEVTGTTEKVEKFLELMGELGLVEVARTGIAAMARGRDAF; encoded by the coding sequence ATGGATAACGGAGAAGTGATAGAGCGCCATACGCTCTCTATCACTGTTGATAATGTTGCCGGTATTCTTGCCCGCATTTCGGGCATGTTCTCTACCAGAGGTTACAATATTGAAAGCCTAACGGTTGCTGATGTTACTAAAGACAACACAATAAGTCGGGTTAGTATTGTTACGAGTGGCCTTCCTCATGTTATCGACCAAATGGTGCATCAGCTTGATCGGCTACCGCCTGTTCATCGGGTAGTCGATTTAACCGCTGTTGGCCCCCATGTAGAGCGGGAATTAGCCCTTATTAAAGTGGTTGGTGTTGGGGATAACCGGATCGAAGCGTTAAGGCTGGCCGAGGTTTACCACGCGCGCGTAGTGGATGCGACTATCGCCAGTTTTATTTTCGAAGTAACCGGCACAACAGAAAAAGTTGAAAAATTTCTCGAATTAATGGGTGAATTGGGGTTGGTTGAAGTCGCCCGCACAGGTATTGCCGCTATGGCGCGCGGTCGGGATGCCTTTTAA
- the ilvB gene encoding biosynthetic-type acetolactate synthase large subunit: MCRQLSGAAIVLETLKDMGVDLIFGYPGGAVLPIYDALYQEEGIRHILARQEGGAVHAAEGYARSTGKPGVVMVTSGPGATNAVTGITDAMLDSIPLVVFSGQVATNLIGTDAFQEADTIGITRHCTKHNYLVRDPKELAQTIVEAFHLATSGRPGPVLIDLPKNVQTAVIDYVKPDLNKRMHRGYRPRMKADPSEISKALEMLSQAKRPIFYTGGGIINSGPEASKALRELAEVTGVPVTSTLMGLGAFPASSPQWLGMLGMHGTYEANYATHEADLVVALGSRFDDRVTCRVDSFAPHAKKIHVDIDRSSINRIIRVDLPIVGDVGSVMKDMVTLWKEKRYQMQDISAWWVQIDEWRAKQCLNFRNKGNEIMPQQAIRRLWEATKDRHPIVSTEVGQHQMWTAQYFGFDEPNHFLTSGGLGTMGYGFPSIIGAQVGNPDSLCITIAGEASFQMNIQEMATVAQYRLPVKIFILNNRFMGMVRQWQDLLYDHRRSQSYSEALPDFVALAKAYGWHGLRIEKPSQLENGIKTMLDTPGPVLVDCQVAQLANCLPMVPPGAGQTEMLMESDIPDNHIQKQDYAASATSAASIRG, from the coding sequence ATGTGTCGCCAACTCAGCGGCGCCGCTATTGTTCTTGAAACCCTCAAGGATATGGGTGTCGATCTGATCTTCGGCTATCCCGGCGGAGCAGTACTCCCCATTTATGATGCCCTTTATCAGGAAGAAGGCATCCGGCATATTCTGGCGCGCCAAGAAGGCGGCGCCGTTCATGCAGCTGAAGGCTATGCACGATCAACCGGTAAACCCGGCGTCGTGATGGTTACCTCTGGACCAGGGGCCACCAACGCCGTTACTGGCATTACCGACGCTATGCTTGATTCCATTCCGCTTGTCGTTTTCTCTGGTCAGGTCGCAACCAATCTGATTGGTACCGATGCGTTTCAGGAAGCTGATACGATCGGGATTACACGCCATTGTACCAAGCATAATTATCTGGTGCGTGATCCTAAAGAATTAGCACAAACTATTGTTGAAGCTTTCCATCTTGCCACCTCTGGTCGTCCGGGCCCAGTGCTTATTGATCTTCCGAAAAATGTTCAGACGGCGGTAATTGACTATGTCAAACCCGATTTGAATAAACGGATGCATCGGGGCTATCGTCCAAGAATGAAGGCAGACCCCTCTGAGATATCAAAAGCCTTGGAAATGCTGTCTCAGGCAAAAAGGCCTATATTCTATACGGGTGGTGGCATTATCAACTCTGGTCCCGAAGCGAGTAAAGCGCTTAGGGAATTGGCAGAAGTTACAGGCGTACCTGTTACCTCTACTCTGATGGGATTGGGGGCTTTCCCTGCGTCCTCTCCTCAATGGTTGGGTATGCTGGGTATGCATGGCACCTATGAAGCCAATTATGCTACCCATGAAGCGGATCTGGTCGTTGCCCTTGGAAGCCGTTTTGATGATCGTGTAACCTGCCGCGTGGACAGCTTTGCACCTCATGCCAAAAAGATTCATGTTGATATAGATCGCTCTTCTATCAATCGTATTATCCGTGTTGATTTACCGATTGTTGGGGATGTCGGCTCTGTTATGAAAGACATGGTTACGCTTTGGAAAGAAAAGCGTTATCAGATGCAGGACATCTCTGCATGGTGGGTTCAGATTGACGAATGGCGTGCTAAACAATGTCTGAATTTCCGCAACAAAGGCAACGAAATCATGCCTCAACAGGCAATTCGTCGTCTGTGGGAAGCCACCAAAGATCGCCATCCGATTGTCTCTACCGAGGTAGGACAGCATCAAATGTGGACGGCGCAATATTTTGGTTTTGATGAGCCTAACCACTTCCTGACTTCAGGGGGATTAGGCACCATGGGCTATGGTTTCCCGTCTATCATCGGGGCTCAAGTCGGTAATCCAGATAGTTTATGTATAACGATCGCTGGAGAAGCTTCTTTCCAGATGAATATTCAGGAAATGGCCACTGTTGCGCAATATCGGTTGCCGGTCAAAATTTTCATCTTGAATAATCGCTTTATGGGAATGGTACGTCAGTGGCAGGATCTGCTTTATGATCATCGCCGTTCCCAGAGTTATTCTGAAGCTTTGCCTGATTTTGTTGCGCTTGCTAAGGCCTATGGCTGGCATGGTTTGAGAATTGAAAAGCCTTCCCAGCTTGAAAATGGTATTAAGACAATGTTGGATACGCCCGGCCCTGTCTTGGTAGACTGTCAAGTGGCACAGTTAGCAAATTGTCTTCCTATGGTACCTCCTGGAGCCGGTCAGACAGAAATGCTTATGGAATCAGATATTCCTGATAATCATATTCAAAAGCAGGATTATGCCGCTTCTGCTACCTCAGCAGCCTCTATACGCGGTTAA
- the miaA gene encoding tRNA (adenosine(37)-N6)-dimethylallyltransferase MiaA, whose amino-acid sequence MSISESPKKHPVLLIAGPTASGKSQLAIAMGMKKSGIIINADASQLYKDLRILTARPSQEDEALVPHRLFGIQDGAQPASAVFWAELAKKEIKKAHEKEMLPILVGGTGLYIRTLLEGIAPIPDIDPDIRTYIRKMSVEEAYAALEKEDAVAAQKLNPMDKTRIMRALEVVRSTGNTLFHWQKKKKGGIAEEIKLHSAIVIPPANVLRARCDKRFDQMLEQGAEKEVNNLLARRLPEELPIMRAIGVREITSYLKGDIDRLTMIEKAKAATRQYAKRQRTWFRHQTNEAWIKIFDDIDFKKIDDFATKLLSMLLT is encoded by the coding sequence ATGAGCATATCCGAATCTCCTAAAAAACATCCAGTTCTCCTCATCGCAGGCCCGACCGCAAGCGGCAAGTCGCAATTAGCGATTGCCATGGGAATGAAAAAGTCCGGCATTATTATTAATGCGGATGCTTCGCAATTATATAAAGATCTCCGTATCTTAACCGCACGACCGAGCCAAGAAGACGAGGCTTTGGTACCGCATCGCCTATTCGGCATTCAGGATGGTGCTCAACCGGCTTCAGCTGTTTTTTGGGCAGAATTAGCGAAGAAGGAAATTAAGAAAGCCCACGAAAAAGAGATGTTACCCATCCTTGTCGGGGGCACAGGGCTTTATATTCGTACACTTTTAGAGGGTATTGCCCCCATACCCGATATTGATCCTGACATTAGAACTTATATTAGAAAGATGAGTGTTGAAGAAGCCTATGCTGCCTTAGAAAAAGAAGATGCGGTGGCAGCGCAAAAACTCAATCCAATGGATAAGACACGCATTATGCGGGCCTTAGAAGTTGTCCGATCTACGGGAAATACACTTTTTCATTGGCAGAAAAAGAAAAAAGGTGGTATTGCTGAAGAAATAAAACTTCACTCGGCGATAGTTATACCACCTGCAAATGTCTTGAGAGCGCGATGCGATAAAAGATTTGATCAAATGTTGGAACAAGGCGCCGAGAAAGAAGTTAATAACCTACTAGCACGTCGATTGCCGGAAGAGCTCCCGATAATGCGTGCTATTGGCGTAAGAGAAATAACTTCTTATCTGAAAGGTGATATTGATCGATTAACAATGATCGAAAAAGCTAAAGCAGCGACCCGTCAATATGCAAAAAGGCAACGAACATGGTTCCGTCACCAGACAAATGAGGCATGGATAAAAATTTTCGATGACATCGATTTTAAAAAAATTGATGATTTCGCAACAAAATTGTTATCTATGTTGTTGACCTGA
- the serB gene encoding phosphoserine phosphatase SerB gives MLIATLIAAKSLPVDALDQAKSLLAAKGGKTGAIKWLESQKAVDVPLENISLTDARSALFDFTTDVDVFVQEEAHRRKKLLISDMDSTAIQDECMDELADYAGFRKESEDITIRAMRGELNFEESLKARTKLLTGLKTSVIQECYRDRIHQTPGIKTLIQTMNANGAHCFLVSGGFLDFAIPVAKEIGFEKAFANTLEVEGDTLTGRVLDPILGPETKKEILLEECARYNISIEDSITLGDGANDIPMIQAAGLGVAYHAKPRTVSMSDAHISYGDMTTILYAQGYTSDQWVK, from the coding sequence ATGCTCATTGCTACGCTGATAGCAGCAAAATCCTTGCCCGTAGATGCTCTTGATCAAGCAAAATCGCTTTTAGCCGCTAAGGGCGGAAAAACGGGAGCGATTAAATGGTTAGAGTCTCAAAAGGCGGTTGATGTGCCTTTGGAAAATATTAGCCTTACCGATGCACGAAGCGCCTTATTCGATTTTACAACGGATGTGGACGTTTTTGTTCAAGAGGAAGCCCATCGGCGTAAGAAATTATTAATTTCAGACATGGACTCAACCGCGATTCAGGATGAGTGCATGGATGAATTAGCCGATTATGCTGGTTTTAGAAAAGAATCGGAAGATATCACTATCCGTGCCATGCGCGGAGAACTGAATTTTGAGGAATCTTTGAAAGCGCGAACGAAACTTTTAACCGGTCTTAAAACCTCGGTTATTCAAGAATGTTATCGGGATCGCATTCATCAAACACCGGGAATCAAAACCCTCATTCAAACGATGAACGCCAATGGTGCCCATTGCTTTTTGGTATCCGGCGGCTTTCTTGATTTTGCTATTCCGGTTGCAAAAGAGATCGGCTTCGAAAAAGCTTTTGCTAATACTCTGGAAGTCGAAGGTGATACCTTGACCGGTCGTGTTTTGGATCCGATCTTGGGGCCAGAAACCAAGAAAGAGATTCTGCTGGAAGAATGCGCACGGTATAATATCAGCATTGAAGATAGTATAACCTTGGGCGACGGTGCCAATGATATTCCGATGATACAAGCTGCCGGGCTTGGTGTCGCTTATCATGCCAAACCCCGTACGGTTTCTATGTCAGATGCCCATATCAGCTATGGTGATATGACAACTATTCTTTATGCTCAGGGTTATACATCTGATCAGTGGGTAAAATAA
- a CDS encoding cytochrome-c peroxidase has translation MNIKALLGSAVVLAIVAYGATTSYLVHYDHKTAPKLSDSSPTHNDPKAKAAFATIAEARCDYCHSKEAKLPFYASLPVAKQLMQHDIEEGLRHFQIQPVLTALEKGEPVDEESLARIQYVVEHNMMPPNLYLFMHWHAALGKNGKKAMLEWIGATRIKNYDTAGVARQFLDAPIQPIPAADFSNKAKIALGEQLFFDKQLSGDGTLNCASCHGLNKGGVDNLVTATGIGGQKGPINVPTVYNSVYNKLQFWDGRAKDLPDQAAGPIMNPVEMGSHSWTEVSQRVADQPGYKAAFTQVYGNSTIDKERITDAIGAYEATLVTPDSRFDQYLKGNDHAITAQEKRGYALFQDLGCASCHVGKEMGGQSFEIMGLEGDYFGKRGHPTDADLGRFSQTHNDLDRHRFNVPTLRNIALTAPYFHDGSAKTLEDAVKVMVRYQTRKGSIPEQDINDIVAFLKAQTGTYRGHNLATITEAEADPQTMSIGGK, from the coding sequence ATGAATATTAAGGCTTTACTGGGATCTGCTGTCGTTTTAGCGATAGTAGCCTATGGGGCAACCACCTCTTATCTTGTCCATTATGATCACAAGACAGCGCCTAAACTTTCTGATTCTTCGCCTACCCATAATGATCCAAAAGCTAAGGCCGCCTTTGCCACTATTGCAGAAGCGCGCTGCGATTACTGTCATAGCAAAGAGGCTAAATTACCTTTTTATGCCAGCCTTCCTGTCGCAAAACAGTTAATGCAGCATGATATAGAGGAGGGACTGCGCCATTTTCAAATTCAGCCTGTTTTGACTGCATTGGAAAAGGGCGAACCTGTAGATGAAGAATCTCTTGCGCGTATTCAATACGTGGTCGAGCATAATATGATGCCGCCTAATCTGTATCTCTTTATGCATTGGCATGCCGCGTTAGGCAAAAATGGCAAAAAAGCAATGCTTGAATGGATTGGGGCAACCCGGATTAAAAATTACGATACGGCAGGTGTCGCTCGTCAATTTTTAGATGCGCCTATCCAACCTATTCCCGCCGCAGATTTTTCTAATAAAGCAAAAATTGCCCTTGGTGAGCAGCTGTTTTTTGATAAGCAGCTCTCTGGTGATGGCACCCTGAATTGCGCTAGTTGTCATGGCCTTAACAAGGGCGGTGTAGATAATTTAGTAACGGCGACAGGGATCGGCGGCCAAAAAGGGCCAATTAATGTCCCTACCGTATATAATTCAGTATATAACAAATTACAGTTTTGGGACGGACGAGCTAAAGATCTGCCAGATCAGGCGGCAGGCCCAATTATGAATCCTGTTGAGATGGGCTCCCATAGCTGGACAGAAGTAAGCCAGCGTGTAGCGGATCAACCGGGCTATAAAGCGGCTTTCACTCAGGTATATGGTAATAGTACCATCGATAAAGAACGTATTACCGATGCTATTGGCGCTTATGAGGCAACATTGGTAACGCCCGATAGCCGCTTTGATCAATATTTGAAAGGGAACGATCACGCTATTACAGCACAGGAAAAGCGTGGTTATGCTTTATTTCAAGATTTAGGCTGTGCGTCTTGCCATGTAGGCAAAGAGATGGGTGGGCAAAGCTTTGAAATCATGGGGCTAGAAGGCGATTATTTCGGGAAACGAGGACATCCGACGGATGCTGATCTTGGCCGTTTCTCCCAGACCCACAATGATCTTGACCGGCATCGTTTTAATGTTCCAACCCTACGCAATATTGCGCTAACGGCACCCTATTTCCATGATGGTAGCGCAAAAACATTGGAAGATGCGGTGAAAGTTATGGTACGCTATCAGACGCGTAAAGGCAGTATTCCAGAACAGGACATCAATGATATAGTAGCTTTCTTGAAAGCCCAGACCGGCACCTATCGTGGTCACAATTTAGCAACTATTACGGAAGCAGAAGCTGATCCTCAAACAATGTCGATTGGTGGAAAATAA
- a CDS encoding TldD/PmbA family protein, with the protein MLTISQAEEYAADLVAAAGRAGADAADAIFVEGRSTDVSVRLGQLEDVGRSEGAEIGLRLFVGQRSASVSSSDFSKEALSALVERAIAMAREAPEDPWAGLAPKELLMKGALAYLENDDGREIDPAILRELALTSEDAARSVEGVTNSEGASASAGRTIFAMSTSTGFTRGYSASSYGCSACVIAGQGNTMQRDYDFHTTRYFEDLDPAAEIGKRAGERAIARLNPQRLTSGQMPIVFDPRVGSSFLSYLIQAISGSAITRKTSFLLDSLDQNIFNEAITVKEDPFRKRGLASRAFDGEGLPTKPLNIIDQGRLTTWLLDSAAARQLNKVPTGHARRGVGGPPSIGTGNLYIAAGKETPAALMSDIKEGLYVTEMIGSGVNLITGDYSRGASGFIIRDGQIAEPVAEITIAANLKDMFMNIVAANDLRFRRSTEVPTLRIEGMMVAGQ; encoded by the coding sequence ATGTTGACGATATCGCAAGCGGAAGAATATGCAGCTGATTTGGTAGCTGCGGCAGGTCGAGCCGGCGCAGATGCGGCGGATGCTATCTTTGTGGAAGGCCGTTCAACCGATGTTTCGGTGCGTTTAGGCCAGTTAGAGGATGTTGGACGCTCAGAAGGTGCTGAAATAGGGCTGAGATTATTTGTTGGTCAGCGTTCAGCCAGTGTTTCCTCTTCTGATTTTTCAAAAGAGGCTCTTTCAGCCCTTGTGGAAAGAGCGATAGCCATGGCACGGGAAGCACCGGAAGATCCATGGGCAGGCCTTGCTCCCAAAGAACTTCTGATGAAGGGGGCCTTGGCATATCTTGAAAATGATGATGGTCGGGAAATTGACCCTGCTATTTTACGCGAACTGGCTTTGACGAGCGAAGATGCCGCGCGTTCAGTAGAAGGTGTTACCAATAGTGAAGGCGCGTCTGCTAGTGCAGGCCGCACAATTTTTGCTATGTCAACCAGCACTGGTTTTACTCGGGGTTATAGTGCCTCCAGCTATGGCTGTTCTGCTTGTGTTATTGCCGGACAAGGTAACACTATGCAGCGTGACTATGATTTCCATACGACACGCTATTTTGAAGATCTCGATCCCGCGGCTGAAATTGGTAAAAGAGCCGGTGAACGCGCCATTGCACGCTTAAATCCACAGCGATTGACCAGTGGGCAGATGCCTATCGTATTTGACCCTCGTGTTGGAAGCAGCTTTTTATCCTATTTGATACAGGCCATCAGTGGGAGTGCTATTACGCGAAAAACGAGCTTCTTATTGGATAGTTTGGATCAGAATATTTTTAATGAAGCTATCACTGTAAAGGAAGATCCTTTCCGAAAACGAGGATTAGCTTCACGGGCTTTTGATGGTGAAGGCTTACCAACAAAACCGCTTAATATTATTGACCAAGGGCGCTTAACAACTTGGCTACTTGATTCAGCTGCTGCTCGGCAGCTTAATAAGGTCCCAACAGGGCATGCGCGTCGTGGGGTAGGGGGGCCACCTTCTATTGGAACCGGTAATCTCTATATAGCAGCCGGAAAAGAAACACCGGCGGCTTTAATGAGTGATATAAAAGAAGGCCTCTATGTCACAGAAATGATTGGTAGCGGGGTCAATTTGATTACAGGTGATTATAGCCGTGGTGCTTCTGGCTTTATTATTCGGGATGGTCAAATAGCAGAACCCGTCGCTGAAATTACTATTGCGGCTAATTTAAAAGATATGTTTATGAATATAGTTGCCGCTAATGATTTGCGATTCCGGCGCTCAACAGAAGTGCCAACTTTGCGAATAGAGGGTATGATGGTGGCTGGTCAGTAA
- a CDS encoding DMT family transporter, translating into MRRFSSFGIAILAMLMISITSFFMGQTLLQMGFASVLVISQGLAACILIGIQGRPPSLTSKEWIYGGLVGLLQSSAFYLEISGLMRIGPHQTAAIMASMIVIVVFLSLKRQFYEAQNFRLLAAASIAFFALVFLAQPILPWSFDFGQILVFVAAISYAVFLFLNGHALKRLGLNPLSLAIISLLTQTLLATPAAFYFYHGITFNLISFIELLILAVFIAITQFAFNKAQQALPVFSMALILCLEPLVSALYLLITQKSLPRFCIPAALLLLLAFMLAKPWRDYFDQEIVSLSERKF; encoded by the coding sequence ATGAGACGTTTCTCTTCCTTTGGAATAGCTATTTTAGCTATGCTGATGATTTCCATAACTTCTTTTTTCATGGGGCAAACCCTCCTTCAAATGGGTTTTGCCTCTGTTCTAGTCATCAGTCAGGGCTTGGCTGCGTGTATTTTAATCGGGATACAAGGCCGTCCACCTTCACTTACTTCTAAAGAGTGGATCTATGGAGGACTTGTAGGCTTATTACAATCTAGCGCATTTTATTTGGAAATTTCCGGTTTAATGCGCATAGGGCCTCACCAAACGGCTGCTATTATGGCAAGCATGATTGTTATTGTCGTTTTTTTATCCCTTAAACGTCAATTTTATGAGGCCCAAAATTTCCGCTTATTGGCAGCGGCCTCAATCGCTTTTTTCGCCTTGGTCTTTTTAGCACAACCAATCTTACCTTGGTCTTTTGATTTTGGTCAGATCCTCGTTTTTGTGGCAGCTATCAGCTATGCGGTTTTCTTATTCTTAAATGGTCATGCCTTAAAAAGATTAGGCCTTAATCCGCTATCTCTGGCGATCATAAGCCTGTTAACGCAGACGCTTCTTGCTACGCCTGCGGCTTTTTACTTTTATCATGGCATAACCTTTAATCTGATCTCCTTCATAGAATTACTGATATTAGCAGTTTTTATCGCCATAACCCAGTTTGCTTTTAATAAAGCGCAGCAAGCTTTACCTGTTTTTTCAATGGCTTTAATCTTGTGCTTGGAACCCTTAGTAAGTGCGCTCTATCTTTTAATAACACAAAAATCACTTCCTCGATTTTGCATACCGGCGGCGCTGCTCTTACTGTTAGCTTTTATGTTGGCTAAACCTTGGCGAGACTATTTCGATCAGGAAATAGTTTCTCTTTCTGAAAGAAAGTTCTAA